A DNA window from Legionella sp. MW5194 contains the following coding sequences:
- the mreC gene encoding rod shape-determining protein MreC — translation MISSQPNNSNNKLFGKGKHRAFSFVFALMFSICLMFSDYHYQYLGHVRSGFSFMVSPLQYAVDYPVRIMGWAQALVSAKTSLISENMELRYQQTLLEAELQKLMAIKEENSQLRELLLTSSKAKMKAMAAQILAVDTSTARQLVILNKGKRDGVYTGQPVLDAKGVMGQIIDVGYMTSTVLLISDAKCAVPVRNTRTGERAILVGTNNLGQLSLINLPRTSSTNKGDLLVTSGLGRLYPEGYPVGRVENVTSVPGDDFIKVEVSPVALLNRNRLVLLIWPDKEQEILTAQINERMNALGAAT, via the coding sequence GTGATTTCCTCTCAACCGAATAATTCAAACAATAAGCTTTTTGGCAAGGGCAAACACCGAGCGTTCAGCTTTGTGTTTGCCTTGATGTTTTCTATTTGCCTGATGTTTTCTGATTACCATTATCAGTACCTTGGTCATGTGCGGAGTGGTTTTTCCTTCATGGTTTCGCCTTTACAATACGCTGTTGATTATCCAGTGCGTATCATGGGATGGGCCCAGGCTTTAGTGAGCGCCAAAACCTCCTTAATCAGTGAAAACATGGAGTTACGCTATCAGCAGACGCTGCTGGAGGCTGAGCTTCAAAAACTCATGGCCATTAAGGAAGAAAACTCGCAGCTTAGAGAACTGTTGTTGACCTCTTCCAAAGCTAAAATGAAAGCCATGGCTGCTCAGATCCTGGCTGTTGATACCAGCACCGCGCGGCAATTGGTAATCCTTAATAAAGGCAAACGGGATGGCGTTTATACCGGCCAACCTGTCCTCGATGCCAAAGGGGTAATGGGGCAAATTATCGATGTCGGGTATATGACCAGTACGGTATTACTGATTTCAGATGCCAAATGCGCTGTGCCGGTTCGAAATACCCGTACCGGCGAAAGGGCTATTTTAGTGGGCACCAATAATTTGGGGCAGTTGTCTTTGATCAATCTGCCTCGTACCTCATCCACCAATAAAGGGGATTTGTTGGTCACCTCCGGGTTGGGACGGCTTTACCCTGAAGGTTATCCGGTTGGACGGGTTGAAAATGTAACCAGTGTCCCGGGCGATGATTTTATCAAAGTCGAGGTAAGCCCTGTTGCTCTGCTTAATCGTAACCGCCTGGTGTTATTAATTTGGCCTGACAAAGAGCAGGAAATCTTAACGGCACAAATTAACGAACGCATGAATGCATTGGGAGCTGCCACATGA
- the mreD gene encoding rod shape-determining protein MreD, which translates to MNSLKWRLPIAFLIALILTIMPLPAFLVTIRPPWILLLVLYLQFYMPDYFRVSILVMLGLVLDALLATVIGEHAFALCLTTWLASSKARRFYFFPIGQQMALIGFFCAWYQLTVFFIDAFLGYTMNWMTVIGGTLLSILVWPWIRLAAEETLLVRARFKA; encoded by the coding sequence ATGAATTCCTTGAAGTGGCGTTTGCCCATTGCTTTTCTAATCGCGTTGATTTTAACGATCATGCCATTGCCTGCTTTTCTGGTTACCATACGACCTCCGTGGATACTCTTGTTGGTGCTTTATCTGCAGTTTTACATGCCGGATTATTTTCGTGTCAGCATACTGGTTATGCTTGGCCTGGTTCTGGATGCCTTGCTGGCTACCGTGATTGGCGAGCATGCGTTCGCCCTGTGTTTAACGACCTGGCTTGCAAGCAGTAAAGCGAGGCGCTTTTATTTCTTTCCTATCGGACAACAGATGGCCTTGATTGGTTTTTTTTGTGCCTGGTATCAGCTGACAGTGTTTTTTATTGATGCTTTTCTTGGTTACACCATGAATTGGATGACAGTCATTGGCGGCACGCTGTTAAGTATCCTGGTCTGGCCATGGATAAGGCTGGCTGCAGAGGAAACCCTATTGGTTAGAGCACGCTTTAAAGCTTGA
- a CDS encoding Fic family protein — MKLVLHFKSSKRKIPLEISPESTPTEQVKQVLEKNAIPLSDLKQIRFEKHALNNLEDLDSWYQQMEELAVFNQTRNKRLLPHEQFNVRPTSAEEALAEFKRNYPKNRLWQLAVDGQLYSSITGHSATKAEPDHGWVEYCQREDNSLNAFFTGLNVALENLENPFISEELILALHAAVTNNVFLGTNEGIARGAYRVDPPFFNFVPSQGRMTVSGLADLLDKIENHALSGPDEEHGEGVMLWPKFQGSQPCFISPAKIKEERRKYVGEGDNLAFASFLIDQGTAIHYQAPANPQTLVQQTIARYNETIGTLSDPDDRLKLIGETTEALERIHPFGDANGRTFVNLLQNRLLIQNGFPPATLFEPNIYDVYGHHVEVLKRGILNTIAIYNGENVFGYPMHRRHPLYPEKPDTVHSNYHFLNSQAYFDQNQELKQFSMQYDFNPLLPLFESDNPSLREIHDALANTPSPLDKLDYITEAINQLAEQPDAIVRLHRVFNDLVDAIPTPRYSHTAEDFELRELYYQAQVRLDIHQQNPVIVQLMQRSDRPDFTLAEESNDLEKHKEKEKGKGKEKEPETIQRRTIEKQTDKNKAPAIQLNAREQDLLRTLRKYIRLRQVEAEPEKKSKHYKSHFLGVKGGHSAKVKIRAAKKLMALVEDKPFRGEKLHSLDAMDYSALTSSRLGQMMEPYLDIIQHYANRALKFQASGG, encoded by the coding sequence ATGAAATTAGTTTTGCATTTTAAGTCTTCCAAAAGAAAAATCCCACTGGAAATCAGCCCGGAGTCCACACCCACGGAACAGGTTAAACAGGTGCTTGAAAAAAACGCGATTCCTCTCTCTGACTTAAAACAGATTCGCTTTGAAAAGCATGCCTTAAACAACCTTGAAGACCTGGATTCCTGGTATCAACAAATGGAAGAATTGGCAGTTTTTAACCAAACCCGCAACAAACGCCTCCTTCCACATGAGCAATTTAACGTGAGACCGACCTCAGCGGAGGAAGCGCTGGCGGAATTTAAACGAAATTACCCTAAAAACCGTCTTTGGCAATTGGCCGTCGATGGCCAGCTTTACTCCAGCATAACAGGCCATTCTGCAACCAAGGCTGAGCCTGATCATGGCTGGGTGGAGTACTGCCAAAGAGAAGACAACTCACTCAATGCTTTTTTTACAGGTTTAAATGTGGCTCTTGAGAATCTGGAAAATCCCTTCATTTCTGAGGAACTGATTCTCGCGCTGCATGCGGCGGTGACCAACAATGTTTTTTTGGGGACGAATGAAGGCATTGCCCGGGGAGCTTACAGGGTAGATCCCCCTTTTTTTAATTTTGTTCCATCGCAAGGACGTATGACAGTCTCTGGATTAGCGGATTTATTGGATAAAATAGAAAACCATGCGTTGAGTGGGCCTGATGAGGAGCACGGAGAAGGAGTCATGTTATGGCCAAAATTTCAGGGGTCTCAACCCTGCTTTATTAGCCCTGCAAAAATTAAAGAAGAACGCAGAAAATACGTGGGGGAGGGAGACAACCTGGCATTTGCGTCCTTTTTAATCGACCAAGGCACAGCAATTCATTACCAGGCCCCCGCTAACCCCCAGACACTGGTGCAACAAACCATCGCTCGTTACAATGAAACGATCGGCACATTAAGTGATCCAGATGATAGGTTGAAACTCATTGGTGAGACAACCGAAGCGCTGGAGCGCATCCATCCATTTGGCGATGCCAATGGCCGCACCTTTGTTAACTTATTGCAAAATCGTTTACTTATCCAAAATGGCTTTCCTCCAGCAACCCTCTTCGAACCCAACATCTATGATGTGTATGGCCATCATGTCGAGGTGTTGAAACGGGGAATTTTAAATACCATCGCAATTTATAACGGCGAAAATGTTTTTGGCTATCCCATGCACAGACGGCATCCCTTGTATCCAGAAAAACCCGATACCGTCCATTCCAATTATCATTTTCTCAATTCCCAGGCTTATTTTGATCAAAACCAGGAATTAAAACAGTTTTCCATGCAATACGATTTTAATCCCTTGCTGCCACTTTTTGAGTCAGACAACCCTTCCCTGAGAGAGATACATGACGCCCTCGCCAATACCCCATCCCCACTCGATAAACTGGATTATATTACAGAAGCCATTAACCAGCTTGCCGAACAGCCGGACGCCATAGTAAGACTTCATCGGGTGTTTAATGACTTAGTCGATGCTATTCCTACTCCCCGCTATTCGCATACCGCCGAGGATTTCGAGTTACGAGAACTTTATTATCAGGCCCAGGTGCGATTGGACATCCATCAACAAAACCCGGTCATTGTGCAATTAATGCAACGGAGCGATAGGCCTGATTTTACGCTGGCTGAGGAAAGCAATGACCTGGAGAAACATAAAGAAAAAGAGAAAGGAAAGGGGAAGGAAAAAGAACCAGAAACCATACAGCGAAGAACGATTGAAAAGCAAACAGACAAAAACAAAGCACCCGCAATCCAGCTCAATGCGAGGGAGCAGGACCTCCTTAGAACGTTGCGCAAGTACATTCGCTTACGTCAGGTAGAGGCAGAACCTGAAAAAAAATCGAAACATTATAAATCCCACTTCCTTGGAGTAAAGGGTGGTCATTCGGCAAAGGTGAAGATTAGAGCCGCCAAAAAACTGATGGCGCTTGTCGAAGATAAACCGTTTCGGGGTGAAAAGCTTCATTCATTGGATGCCATGGATTACAGTGCATTAACCAGCTCGCGTTTAGGACAAATGATGGAGCCCTACCTCGACATCATTCAGCATTACGCCAATAGGGCTCTTAAATTTCAAGCCAGCGGAGGCTGA
- a CDS encoding pseudouridine synthase, giving the protein MSTLLLFNKPYGVVCQFSGTEHEQTLADFIKRPGFYAAGRLDKNSEGLLILTSDGRIQHQLTHPRFHKQKHYWVQVEGQPDERDLMPLREGILISGVRYLPAKVRLIDEPKLWPRNPPIRFRKNIPTTWLEIILSEGKNHQVRKMTAAINFPTLRLVRHRIAQWSLGDLKPGEYQVVEIE; this is encoded by the coding sequence TTGAGTACGTTATTACTTTTTAATAAACCTTATGGCGTGGTTTGCCAATTCAGCGGTACCGAGCACGAGCAGACCCTGGCGGACTTTATCAAGCGTCCGGGCTTTTACGCGGCTGGCCGTTTGGACAAAAACAGTGAGGGCTTACTGATTTTAACCAGTGATGGAAGGATACAACATCAATTAACGCATCCCCGCTTTCATAAACAGAAACATTACTGGGTCCAGGTGGAAGGCCAACCCGATGAGCGGGATTTGATGCCTTTAAGGGAGGGCATTCTAATTAGCGGCGTACGCTATCTTCCGGCCAAAGTCCGCCTCATTGATGAACCCAAATTATGGCCAAGGAATCCCCCCATTCGTTTTCGAAAAAACATCCCCACAACCTGGTTGGAGATTATCTTGAGCGAAGGGAAAAATCATCAGGTGCGCAAAATGACAGCCGCGATTAATTTCCCTACGTTAAGACTTGTTCGCCATCGCATTGCCCAGTGGTCGCTTGGCGATCTTAAACCCGGGGAGTACCAGGTGGTTGAGATAGAGTGA
- the icd gene encoding NADP-dependent isocitrate dehydrogenase translates to MTFEKIRIPTEGQAITVAANGSLQVPDQPIIPFIEGDGIGVDVTPPMIRVVDEAVKKAYGGKRKIAWMEVYAGEKATKVYGNDQWLPKETLDALKKYVVSIKGPLTTPVGGGIRSLNVAIRQDLDLYTCLRPIRYFTGVPSPVKEPWKTDMVIFRENSEDIYAGIEWQADSPEAKKVIQFLRNEMGVKKIRFPDHCGIGIKPVSEQGTRRLVKAAIQYAIDNDRDSVTLVHKGNIMKFTEGAFKDWGYQVARDSFGAKEYQGGPWMEFKNPKTGKQIVIKDVIADAFLQQILLRPEDYSVIATLNLNGDYISDALAAQVGGIGIAPGANMSDEVAVFEATHGTAPKYAGQDKVNPGSLILSAEMMLRHMGWTEAADLIIKGVDGAIEAKTVTYDFERLMDGATCVSSSGFAEAMIKHM, encoded by the coding sequence ATGACATTTGAAAAAATTCGTATCCCAACAGAAGGGCAAGCGATAACCGTTGCCGCTAATGGTTCTCTACAGGTTCCTGACCAACCCATTATTCCTTTTATTGAAGGGGATGGAATCGGTGTTGATGTAACTCCTCCTATGATTCGTGTGGTTGATGAAGCGGTGAAAAAAGCTTACGGCGGCAAGCGTAAGATTGCCTGGATGGAGGTCTATGCGGGTGAAAAAGCCACCAAAGTATACGGCAACGATCAATGGCTGCCTAAAGAAACCTTAGACGCCCTGAAAAAATACGTGGTTTCAATCAAAGGCCCACTGACGACACCCGTTGGCGGCGGTATCCGCTCATTGAATGTCGCCATTCGCCAGGATTTAGACCTCTATACCTGCCTTCGTCCTATCCGCTATTTTACGGGTGTACCCAGTCCGGTGAAAGAGCCCTGGAAAACCGACATGGTTATTTTCCGCGAAAATTCGGAAGACATTTACGCCGGTATTGAGTGGCAGGCTGACTCCCCTGAGGCAAAAAAAGTCATTCAATTTCTGCGAAACGAAATGGGTGTAAAAAAGATCCGCTTTCCGGACCATTGCGGCATTGGTATCAAGCCGGTGTCAGAACAGGGCACCCGCCGTCTGGTTAAAGCAGCCATTCAATATGCCATTGATAACGATCGCGATTCCGTTACCCTGGTTCACAAAGGCAACATCATGAAATTCACCGAAGGTGCCTTTAAGGATTGGGGATACCAGGTTGCCCGCGACAGTTTTGGTGCCAAAGAATACCAGGGCGGCCCATGGATGGAATTTAAAAACCCCAAAACCGGCAAACAGATTGTGATTAAAGATGTGATTGCGGATGCTTTCCTGCAACAGATTTTACTAAGACCTGAAGATTACAGTGTCATTGCCACCTTAAATTTAAACGGTGACTACATTTCCGATGCTCTGGCGGCTCAGGTGGGAGGCATTGGTATTGCGCCCGGCGCCAACATGAGCGATGAAGTGGCCGTGTTTGAGGCAACCCACGGTACGGCGCCTAAATACGCTGGACAGGATAAAGTTAATCCCGGTTCTCTGATTCTGTCAGCCGAAATGATGTTACGTCACATGGGCTGGACTGAAGCCGCGGATCTCATCATTAAAGGGGTTGACGGCGCCATCGAAGCCAAAACGGTAACCTATGACTTTGAACGGCTGATGGACGGGGCAACCTGTGTCAGCAGTTCAGGTTTTGCAGAGGCGATGATTAAACACATGTAA
- the clpS gene encoding ATP-dependent Clp protease adapter ClpS, whose product MSGQFLEEIVERRTAEAEVLPALKQPKKFRVIMLNDDYTPMEFVVSVLKRFFQLSEQLATQVMLQVHFVGKGVCGVFTRDIAETKVAQVNDFARANEHPLLCTMEPE is encoded by the coding sequence ATGAGCGGGCAATTTTTAGAGGAAATTGTCGAGCGCAGGACGGCGGAAGCAGAAGTACTGCCTGCACTCAAACAACCTAAAAAATTCAGAGTAATCATGCTCAATGATGACTACACCCCCATGGAATTTGTAGTGAGTGTGTTAAAGCGTTTTTTTCAGTTAAGCGAGCAATTGGCTACACAGGTGATGTTGCAGGTTCATTTTGTTGGTAAGGGTGTGTGTGGGGTGTTTACGAGGGATATCGCAGAAACAAAGGTCGCTCAGGTCAACGATTTTGCCAGAGCGAATGAACATCCCTTATTATGTACCATGGAGCCCGAATAA
- the clpA gene encoding ATP-dependent Clp protease ATP-binding subunit ClpA, with amino-acid sequence MLNKELEFTLNLAFKEAKEKRHEFMTVEHLLLSLLDNPAAGNVLQACDANIDALRRDLIEFIDETTPRIPDDEIDRETQPTLGFQRVLQRAVFHVQSAGKTEVTGANVLAAIFSEQESQAVYFLRRENITRLDVINYISHGVSKYHNNDLNEGMNSSMDEEMMSGEGTESPLESYCTNLNKRARMGKIDPLIGRHEEIQRTIQVLCRRRKNNPLLVGEAGVGKTAIAEGLARRIVDGEVPEAIQNCIVYSLDLGALLAGTKYRGDFEKRLKAVLKQLGHQEGAVLFIDEIHTIIGAGAASGGVMDASNLIKPLLANGELKCIGSTTYQEYRGIFEKDRALARRFQKIDITEPSVEETFEILKGLKGRLEEHHGVKFSIPALKAAAELSAKYINDRFLPDKAIDVVDEAGAYQNLLTANKRRKIISVTEIESVVAKIARIPVKKVSARDKDTLRNLERDLKLLVYGQDNAITALASAIKLARSGLREPQKPVGCFLFAGPTGVGKTEVTRQLANVLGIELLRFDMSEYMEKHTVSRLIGAPPGYVGYDQGGLLTEAVTKNPHSVLLLDEIEKAHPDVFNLLLQIMDHGTLTDTNGRQADFRHVILVMTSNAGASEISRNSIGFSLQDNSNDGLEVIKRQFSPEFRNRLDAIINFAPLDNVTIGLVVDKFIMELDEQLSNKGVTFKVDKAAREWLIEHGYDKAMGARPMARLIQENIKKPLADELLFGKLSNGGHVTLKVKDGKLHFDSHDYREGVC; translated from the coding sequence ATGTTAAACAAAGAACTTGAATTCACCTTAAACCTTGCTTTTAAGGAAGCCAAAGAGAAACGTCATGAATTCATGACCGTTGAACATCTACTCCTTTCCTTACTCGATAATCCTGCTGCGGGCAATGTATTGCAGGCTTGTGATGCGAACATCGATGCCCTGCGCCGTGATCTAATTGAATTCATTGATGAAACCACGCCGCGAATCCCCGATGATGAGATCGATAGAGAAACACAACCTACCCTGGGTTTTCAACGCGTCCTGCAGCGCGCAGTCTTCCATGTCCAATCCGCCGGAAAAACCGAAGTGACCGGTGCTAATGTACTCGCTGCCATATTCAGTGAACAGGAAAGTCAGGCGGTGTATTTCCTGCGCCGTGAAAACATCACCCGTCTGGATGTCATTAATTACATTTCCCACGGGGTCTCCAAGTACCATAATAATGACCTTAACGAAGGCATGAACTCCTCCATGGACGAAGAAATGATGTCTGGGGAAGGCACGGAGTCGCCACTCGAAAGTTATTGCACCAATTTAAACAAACGCGCCAGAATGGGCAAAATTGACCCATTGATTGGCCGTCATGAAGAAATTCAACGCACCATCCAGGTGCTTTGCCGCCGTCGCAAAAACAACCCCCTGTTGGTGGGTGAAGCCGGCGTGGGCAAAACGGCTATTGCTGAAGGCCTGGCACGGCGCATTGTCGATGGTGAGGTACCTGAGGCCATTCAAAATTGCATCGTTTACTCCCTGGATTTGGGGGCATTGCTGGCGGGTACCAAATACCGTGGCGATTTTGAAAAACGGTTAAAAGCCGTCTTAAAACAATTGGGGCATCAGGAGGGCGCTGTTCTATTCATCGATGAAATTCATACCATCATTGGTGCTGGCGCTGCCTCAGGCGGGGTAATGGATGCCTCAAACCTCATTAAACCCTTGCTGGCCAATGGTGAGTTGAAATGCATCGGTTCAACCACGTACCAGGAATACCGCGGCATCTTTGAAAAAGATCGCGCCCTGGCCCGACGTTTCCAAAAAATTGACATCACAGAACCTTCCGTGGAAGAAACCTTTGAAATTCTTAAAGGTTTAAAAGGACGTCTTGAAGAACACCATGGGGTTAAATTTTCCATTCCAGCCCTGAAAGCGGCGGCTGAGCTATCGGCAAAATACATCAATGATCGTTTTTTACCAGATAAAGCCATTGATGTGGTCGATGAGGCGGGCGCGTATCAAAACCTGTTGACGGCCAATAAACGCCGTAAAATCATCAGCGTGACCGAGATTGAAAGCGTGGTAGCCAAAATAGCCCGTATCCCGGTTAAAAAAGTTTCTGCTCGGGATAAAGACACCCTGCGCAACCTGGAGCGTGACCTTAAATTACTGGTTTACGGTCAGGACAATGCCATCACCGCCTTAGCCTCCGCCATTAAACTGGCTCGTTCCGGTCTGCGTGAACCACAAAAACCGGTCGGATGCTTCCTGTTTGCAGGTCCTACCGGGGTAGGTAAAACGGAAGTCACACGCCAGTTAGCGAATGTATTGGGTATTGAATTGCTGCGATTTGATATGTCGGAGTACATGGAGAAGCACACCGTCTCCCGTCTGATCGGTGCTCCTCCGGGGTATGTGGGGTATGATCAGGGTGGTTTGTTGACCGAGGCGGTCACCAAAAACCCCCATTCCGTTCTGCTGCTTGATGAAATTGAAAAAGCGCATCCGGACGTGTTTAACCTGCTTCTGCAAATCATGGACCACGGTACCTTAACCGATACCAATGGCCGCCAGGCCGATTTCCGTCATGTGATTTTGGTCATGACCAGCAATGCTGGTGCCAGCGAAATCAGCCGAAATTCGATTGGCTTCTCACTCCAGGACAACAGCAATGACGGCTTGGAAGTGATTAAACGCCAATTCAGTCCGGAATTCAGAAACCGACTGGATGCCATCATCAATTTCGCACCGCTGGACAATGTGACGATTGGCCTGGTTGTTGATAAGTTCATCATGGAGCTTGATGAACAATTGAGCAATAAAGGGGTCACGTTTAAAGTGGATAAAGCCGCACGGGAATGGCTGATTGAACATGGCTATGATAAAGCCATGGGCGCACGACCGATGGCTCGCCTCATTCAGGAAAACATCAAAAAACCCCTGGCCGATGAGTTGCTGTTTGGAAAATTATCCAATGGCGGCCACGTCACCTTGAAAGTGAAGGACGGTAAACTGCATTTTGACAGTCATGATTACCGTGAGGGTGTGTGCTAA
- a CDS encoding glycosyltransferase family 2 protein: MLSVIIIAKNEAANIQRCLESVKWADEIIVLDSGSTDQTVEIAKKYTDNIYLTDWQGYGVQKQRALSVATGDWVLNLDADESVSEGLKFAIQQVMDLNEADAYRIPIYMNFYGKPMRYSSSPKRHIRLFKREGARYSDDIVHEKVVLPPEAKVEKLKQSILHHSYQDLSHAIAKMNRYSSYTARTRRKEGKAPSFISILFSAGWMFFRCLILQRGFLDGKEGYILAVLNAEGSFYRGVKQLYPDRRISDLPDVKESKKEEND, encoded by the coding sequence ATGTTAAGTGTCATTATTATTGCTAAAAATGAAGCAGCCAATATCCAGCGATGCCTGGAGTCGGTTAAGTGGGCTGATGAAATCATTGTTCTGGATTCAGGAAGTACGGATCAGACCGTGGAAATTGCCAAAAAATACACCGATAACATTTATTTGACCGATTGGCAGGGTTATGGTGTTCAGAAGCAACGTGCGTTGTCGGTGGCAACGGGTGATTGGGTTCTTAACCTGGATGCGGACGAGTCGGTTAGTGAGGGCTTGAAATTTGCCATTCAGCAAGTGATGGATTTAAACGAAGCCGATGCCTACCGTATTCCGATTTACATGAATTTTTATGGCAAGCCCATGCGCTATTCCTCCAGTCCCAAACGCCACATCCGCCTGTTTAAGCGGGAAGGGGCGCGTTACAGCGATGACATTGTTCATGAAAAAGTGGTGTTGCCGCCCGAGGCGAAGGTCGAAAAATTAAAACAAAGCATACTGCATCACTCCTACCAGGATTTAAGCCATGCCATTGCCAAAATGAACCGGTACTCGTCTTACACGGCTAGAACCCGCCGCAAAGAAGGCAAGGCGCCGTCCTTTATCAGTATCCTGTTTTCGGCAGGCTGGATGTTTTTCCGCTGCCTGATTTTACAGCGCGGATTCCTAGACGGAAAAGAGGGTTATATTCTGGCTGTCCTTAACGCCGAAGGCTCGTTTTATCGAGGGGTCAAACAACTCTATCCCGATCGCCGCATCAGCGATTTACCGGATGTCAAAGAGAGTAAAAAAGAAGAGAATGACTAA
- a CDS encoding PotD/PotF family extracellular solute-binding protein, whose amino-acid sequence MNRVLLFLTVFFTAAAFGEKVVNVYVWGGEIPKKVVQQFEHDTGIKVNFSTYDSNETLFAKLKASNSSIYDVILPSAYYVERMRKLNMLTRLDPERLPNLNHVDEKFSHNDYDKGNHFSVPLVWGATGIFFNQQRVSHPPAYWRELWQPQWRNQLMLLDDSREVFAIALMSLGFDPNDRDPKHIEAAYQHLLQLVPNIKLFASDSIQAIMIDEDASLGSAWNGDAFKARAENRAIGFSYPLDGFVVWVDCLAIPVNPPHPAEAYAFIDYLLKPKVSKQIALKEGHAITNREAWLKLPAAIRDNRLVYPDAETMKRAHFQRDVGEETLALYNNYWEQLKLAF is encoded by the coding sequence ATGAACCGTGTTTTGCTTTTTCTCACCGTTTTTTTTACCGCCGCCGCGTTTGGGGAGAAAGTCGTCAACGTGTATGTCTGGGGCGGCGAGATTCCTAAAAAAGTCGTTCAGCAATTCGAACATGACACCGGCATTAAAGTTAATTTTTCAACCTATGACAGCAATGAGACGCTTTTTGCCAAATTAAAAGCCAGCAACAGCAGCATTTATGATGTCATCCTGCCTTCGGCCTATTATGTCGAACGCATGCGCAAACTCAACATGCTGACCCGGCTTGATCCTGAGCGCTTACCCAATTTAAACCATGTGGATGAAAAATTTTCGCACAATGATTACGATAAGGGCAATCACTTCAGTGTTCCCCTGGTTTGGGGAGCAACGGGCATATTCTTTAATCAACAACGGGTGAGTCATCCACCAGCCTACTGGCGTGAACTGTGGCAGCCGCAATGGCGCAATCAGTTGATGCTGCTTGATGATTCCCGCGAAGTCTTCGCCATCGCCCTCATGAGTCTCGGTTTTGATCCAAACGATCGCGATCCTAAGCACATTGAAGCGGCTTACCAGCATTTACTGCAATTGGTTCCCAACATTAAACTGTTTGCCAGCGACAGCATTCAAGCCATTATGATTGATGAAGACGCTTCTCTAGGTTCCGCGTGGAATGGCGATGCTTTTAAAGCCCGGGCAGAGAATAGAGCGATTGGCTTTTCCTACCCGCTGGATGGTTTTGTGGTCTGGGTGGATTGCCTGGCCATTCCTGTCAATCCGCCACATCCCGCAGAAGCGTATGCCTTTATTGATTATCTGCTCAAACCCAAGGTGAGTAAGCAAATTGCCCTGAAGGAAGGTCATGCCATTACCAACCGCGAAGCCTGGCTTAAATTACCCGCTGCCATTCGCGATAACCGCCTGGTTTACCCGGATGCGGAAACCATGAAAAGAGCCCATTTTCAGCGGGATGTCGGGGAAGAAACGCTGGCGCTCTACAACAACTATTGGGAACAATTGAAACTGGCTTTTTAG
- a CDS encoding ABC transporter permease subunit produces MLYIPILVLVIYSFNNAKFSLQWHGFSLRWYTELFHDRGLWAAFSNSIILGLCAAATATVISLLACVQLFLFKTRHRPFLYTLLLLLIIIPDLVLGVALLIFFNVSQIPLGFTSLLIAHISFCIPFVMITINTRINTLNPNIYFSALDLGASRYAALTKILLPLLWPGILSGFLLCFTLSFDDVIISYFVAGPDFNILPLTIYSLVRAGVTPELNALCSFTFALSMILVIVAHRLASKKI; encoded by the coding sequence ATGCTTTATATTCCAATTCTGGTGTTGGTGATTTATTCATTCAATAATGCCAAATTCTCACTGCAGTGGCATGGTTTTTCTCTGCGATGGTATACCGAGCTGTTTCATGATCGCGGCTTGTGGGCTGCGTTCAGCAATTCCATCATTCTAGGTTTGTGCGCAGCCGCCACCGCCACCGTGATAAGCCTTCTTGCCTGCGTGCAATTGTTCCTTTTTAAAACCCGGCATCGTCCCTTTCTTTATACCTTGCTGTTGCTGCTTATTATTATCCCTGATTTGGTTTTAGGTGTTGCTTTGCTGATTTTCTTTAATGTGTCGCAGATACCTTTAGGTTTCACCAGCTTGTTGATTGCTCACATTAGCTTTTGTATTCCCTTTGTCATGATTACCATTAATACCCGTATCAACACACTGAATCCCAATATTTATTTCAGTGCCCTTGATCTGGGGGCCAGCCGGTACGCGGCCTTGACTAAAATCCTGCTGCCCCTGTTATGGCCAGGGATATTAAGCGGCTTCCTTTTGTGTTTTACCCTGTCGTTTGACGATGTCATTATCAGTTATTTTGTCGCCGGCCCTGATTTTAATATCCTGCCTTTGACGATTTATTCCCTGGTACGGGCCGGCGTAACCCCGGAGTTAAATGCCTTGTGCTCCTTTACCTTTGCATTGTCCATGATTTTAGTTATTGTGGCTCATCGGCTTGCGAGTAAAAAAATATGA